In Amycolatopsis sp. FBCC-B4732, the genomic stretch CACCTCTGGATCCGCCGCCGATTCCGGTCTGGGAAGTGCCCGAAGGCTTCGATCGGGCGTTGCGGGCGGTCTTGACCGGTCTGCCGGCATCCGTGACCGACGAGCAGGCTTCGGGTGCTCTGGCGCGCTCAATGCCGCCTCTGCCGCTCGACCCGGAGACGCAAGCCCAGGGGCGTGCTCCCGTACAAGATGTTGCTGTGCACGGCAACGACGTTGGCGTCGCATACCGGGCGGGTGATCGGTCCACCGGTGGCATCGACTGCCTTTTGGGGTCGCGGATCGGCGGCTCGACGCTGGTTTGGCGTCCATCGTGGGCACAGGTTCAACCGGGCGAACTCACATGCACGGCGGAGACCGCGTTGGGCCGGCAAGGCGTCACCCCTCCGCATTGACGCATCCTTTGTTGGCAAAGATTGGCGTCTTGACTCGATCGGCACAAATTCGGCACTGAACGAGCACAACGCTGGGTTGATGGCGCAGTTCCATCGATGCGGCGCCGGGTCCACAGTGGATTCAACAGAGCCTCGCGAATCAGGCTGGCTCTCCTTGAATCCCTGGAGTAACTATGAGTTCTTGGGCCCTGCGCGCCAAAGCCGTTCGTGCCATCTGCGTCCCGTTCGCGGCGCTGACAGTGTGCGTCGTAGCCGCGAGTCCGGCCGGCGCAACGACCGAGAACCAGCTTCGCGAAGGCTGCGGCTACCTCGGCTGGGGCGACTACCGGCATTGTGACGGCGGTACCGGCTCGCGGGTCGACCTGGACGTCGAAGACGTCTGGGGCAACCTTTACCGCTACTGCGTCGGGCCTGGAACAACCAACCTCCAACCGGTGATCCGGTGGCGGATCACCGGCGCGTGGTGGAACGGTGGCGTCGGGTGCCATCCGGGCTTCGAAGGCCCGGCGTAGCTCGAGGACGGCTCCCGGTCCTCGGCCAGTCGACGCGGCGGGCGTTCGTGCCCTCCTTCGATAACGCCCGCCGCGTCGGCGAATCAGGAAGCGACTGCGAGCGTCACCGCCATCGCCACGAGGAGACACGGTCCGAACGGCACGGCACGGCTCGCCC encodes the following:
- a CDS encoding DUF6355 family natural product biosynthesis protein; this translates as MSSWALRAKAVRAICVPFAALTVCVVAASPAGATTENQLREGCGYLGWGDYRHCDGGTGSRVDLDVEDVWGNLYRYCVGPGTTNLQPVIRWRITGAWWNGGVGCHPGFEGPA